GTCGTGGTGGTCGCTGCACCGGAGGCAGAGGTCCACCAGCTGGTCGCAGGCCGCGTCGTCGGTCGGCCTCTCGCACACCGCCACCACGTGGGTGGCGGGCGAGGCCTGGCGCACCAGGTCGCGGATCGCCTGATCGCCGGCCGTGGTGTCGAGGCGGACGACGGCATTCGTCGCGGTCGTCAGCCAGCCCAGCGAGACGGTCACCGCGTGGATGCTGCATCCTCGCCGGTCGAGCTCGTGGGTCAGGGCCTGGCCCAGCGCGTCGCGGTCACCGAAGACGGTCACGGTCGGGCCCGCGAGGTGCAGGTCAGAGCTCACGCGGTCGTCCCTTCGGGTCGGGCAGCGAGGTGGCGGACGTGGTCCACCGAGGTCAGCAACAAGCGGGTCGTACCCCTACCGACGGCGAGCAAACCGTCGGTAGGTCACGACCTGTATTTTCAGTCGGGGCTGTGGTTGTCTTGACCGGCATCCCGAAATCTTTGAGGAGTGCTTCCGTGGACAGCTCGACGTTCTTCGCGCAGATGGCCCTTGACCTGCACGACGAGCCGACGGCCGAACGGACGATCGAGCGGATCGCGGAGTACGCGCAGATGGCCACCGGCTGCGACGACGCGGGCATCATGCTCGTGCACGCGCGCAACCAGATCGAGACCGCGGCCGCGACGTCCCGCCGCGTCGGGGAGTCCCACAACCTGCAGATCGTCCACGACGAGGGCCCCTGCCTGGACGCGATCGACGGCGACGCCCACTACTCGTCCGACGACGTCGCCAGTGACCCCCGGTGGCAGAAGTGGGGCCCGTCGGTCGCCGAGCTGGGCTTCAACAGCGTCCTGAGCCTGCGCCTGGAGACCCGGTCGCGCCGCTACGGCTCACTGAACCTGTACGCCGAGCGGCTGCACGCCTTCGACGACGACGACCTCGCCGTCGCCGCAGTCTTCGTCCGGCACGCGTCGGTGGCGCTGGCCAACGCGC
Above is a genomic segment from Aeromicrobium chenweiae containing:
- a CDS encoding GAF and ANTAR domain-containing protein, which produces MDSSTFFAQMALDLHDEPTAERTIERIAEYAQMATGCDDAGIMLVHARNQIETAAATSRRVGESHNLQIVHDEGPCLDAIDGDAHYSSDDVASDPRWQKWGPSVAELGFNSVLSLRLETRSRRYGSLNLYAERLHAFDDDDLAVAAVFVRHASVALANAHNEEGLQLAIDARKLIGQAQGILMERFDIDADRAFEFLRRQSQTHNVKLRYVAEWVVDHRGSPDATFSGPVPDEVASR